The following proteins are encoded in a genomic region of Stigmatopora nigra isolate UIUO_SnigA chromosome 3, RoL_Snig_1.1, whole genome shotgun sequence:
- the smad3a gene encoding mothers against decapentaplegic homolog 3a, whose product MSILPFTPPIVKRLLGWKKGEQNGQEEKWCEKAVKSLVKKLKKTGQLDELEKAITTQNINTKCITIPRSLDGRLQVSHRKGLPHVIYCRLWRWPDLQSHHELRAVELCEYAFHTKKDEVCVNPYHYQRVETPVLPPVLVPRHTEIPSEFPPLDDYSHSIPENTNFPAGIEPQSNYIPETPPPGYLSEDGETSDHQMTHSMDTGSPNLSPNPVSPTHNNLDLQPVTYCEPAFWCSISYYELNQRVGETFHASQPSLTVDGFTDPSNSERFCLGLLSNVNRNAAVELTRRHIGRGVRLYYIGGEVFAECLSDSAIFVQSPNCNQRYGWHPATVCKIPPGCNLKIFNNQEFAALLAQSVNQGFEAVYQLTRMCTIRMSFVKGWGAEYRRQTVTSTPCWIELHLNGPLQWLDKVLTQMGSPSIRCSSVS is encoded by the exons ATGTCAATTCTGCCTTTCACTCCCCCCATCGTCAAGAGACTTTTGGGCTGGAAAAAGGGAGAGCAGAACGGCCAGGAAGAGAAGTGGTGTGAAAAGGCGGTGAAAAGTCTGGTTAAGAAGCTGAAGAAGACGGGACAGCTGGACGAACTGGAGAAAGCCATCACCACGCAAAATATCAACACAAAATGCATCACCATACCCAG GTCACTGGATGGCCGTCTGCAGGTATCTCACAGAAAAGGTCTGCCTCATGTCATCTACTGTCGTTTGTGGCGTTGGCCCGACCTCCAGTCCCACCATGAATTACGAGCAGTAGAGTTGTGCGAATATGCCTTTCACACAAAAAAGGATGAGGTATGCGTGAATCCCTACCACTACCAGAGAGTAGAGACACCAG TCCTCCCGCCTGTCCTGGTGCCCAGACACACAGAAATACCTAGTGAATTTCCACCTCTCGATGACTACAGCCATTCAATTCCTGAAAACACCAACTTCCCAGCTGGCATCGAGCCCCAAAGCAACTATATACCAG AAACGCCACCACCAGGCTACCTCAGTGAGGATGGAGAGACCAGCGATCACCAGATGACACACAGCATGGACACGGGCTCGCCGAACCTATCGCCCAATCCAGTTTCCCCCACGCACAATAACTTGG ATCTCCAGCCCGTAACATACTGTGAGCCAGCCTTCTGGTGCTCCATTTCCTACTACGAGCTGAACCAACGAGTAGGAGAGACCTTCCATGCCTCCCAGCCATCACTGACGGTAGACGGGTTTACAGATCCTTCCAACTCGGAGCGGTTCTGCCTGGGCCTTTTGTCCAACGTCAACCGTAACGCTGCAGTGGAGCTAACACGCAGACACATTG GTCGTGGAGTGCGACTTTATTACATTGGAGGAGAAGTGTTCGCAGAGTGTCTCAGTGACAGTGCCATCTTTGTTCAGAGTCCCAACTGTAACCAGCGCTACGGCTGGCATCCTGCTACTGTCTGCAAGATCCCTCCAG GCTGTAATCTAAAGATCTTCAACAACCAGGAGTTTGCTGCACTGCTGGCCCAGTCAGTCAACCAGGGTTTTGAGGCTGTCTACCAACTCACCAGGATGTGCACCATTCGCATGAGCTTTGTCAAGGGCTGGGGGGCTGAGTACAG GCGACAGACGGTGACCAGTACCCCCTGCTGGATTGAGTTGCACCTAAACGGCCCCTTGCAGTGGCTGGACAAGGTGCTGACGCAAATGGGCTCTCCTAGCATCCGCTGCTCTAGCGTCTCCTAA